One genomic window of Vicugna pacos chromosome 18, VicPac4, whole genome shotgun sequence includes the following:
- the BHLHA15 gene encoding class A basic helix-loop-helix protein 15 isoform X1 has protein sequence MRPPPRPQRLKRRVLVPRGQPQRVRPRTSAPKARPQSHCPQDNQSGAMKTKNRPPRRRVPPQDAEAAPGERRPDRLQPGSGPEPTKGLRSRTARAQGARAEGGRRRPGPGGRRESSVQRRLESNERERQRMHKLNNAFQALREVIPHVRADKKLSKIETLTLAKNYIKSLTATILTMSSGRLPGLDGPGPKLYQHYQQQQAAGGGLGDSEAQPEGHLQKYSTQIHSFREGS, from the exons ATGAGGCCGCCGCCCCGCCCGCAGCGCCTAAAGCGACGTGTCCTTGTCCCCCGTGGACAGCCCCAGCGCGTGCGGCCACGGACCTCAG CTCCGAAGGCCCGCCCCCAGAGCCATTGCCCCCAGGACAACCAGTCTGGAGCCATGAAGACTAAGAACCGGCCCCCCCGGCGCCGGGTGCCCCCACAGGATGCAGAGGCCGCCCCAGGGGAGCGGAGGCCCGACAGGCTGCAGCCGGGCTCGGGACCGGAGCCGACGAAGGGTCTGCGGAGCCGGACGGCGCGGGCGCAGGGGGCGCGGGCAGAGGGCGGGCGCaggcggccggggccggggggccgGCGGGAGAGCAGCGTCCAGCGGCGGCTGGAGAGCAACGAGCGCGAGCGGCAGCGCATGCACAAGCTGAACAACGCCTTCCAGGCGCTGCGCGAGGTCATCCCGCACGTGCGGGCCGACAAGAAACTTTCCAAGATCGAGACGCTCACACTGGCCAAGAACTACATCAAGTCGCTGACCGCCACCATCCTGACCATGTCCAGCGGCCGCCTCCCGGGCCTGGATGGGCCCGGCCCCAAGCTCTACCAGCACTACCAGCAGCAGCAGGCAGCCGGGGGCGGGCTCGGGGACTCCGAGGCCCAGCCTGAGGGCCACCTGCAGAAATACTCCACGCAGATCCACAGCTTCCGAGAGGGCTCCTAG
- the BHLHA15 gene encoding class A basic helix-loop-helix protein 15 isoform X2, with product MKTKNRPPRRRVPPQDAEAAPGERRPDRLQPGSGPEPTKGLRSRTARAQGARAEGGRRRPGPGGRRESSVQRRLESNERERQRMHKLNNAFQALREVIPHVRADKKLSKIETLTLAKNYIKSLTATILTMSSGRLPGLDGPGPKLYQHYQQQQAAGGGLGDSEAQPEGHLQKYSTQIHSFREGS from the coding sequence ATGAAGACTAAGAACCGGCCCCCCCGGCGCCGGGTGCCCCCACAGGATGCAGAGGCCGCCCCAGGGGAGCGGAGGCCCGACAGGCTGCAGCCGGGCTCGGGACCGGAGCCGACGAAGGGTCTGCGGAGCCGGACGGCGCGGGCGCAGGGGGCGCGGGCAGAGGGCGGGCGCaggcggccggggccggggggccgGCGGGAGAGCAGCGTCCAGCGGCGGCTGGAGAGCAACGAGCGCGAGCGGCAGCGCATGCACAAGCTGAACAACGCCTTCCAGGCGCTGCGCGAGGTCATCCCGCACGTGCGGGCCGACAAGAAACTTTCCAAGATCGAGACGCTCACACTGGCCAAGAACTACATCAAGTCGCTGACCGCCACCATCCTGACCATGTCCAGCGGCCGCCTCCCGGGCCTGGATGGGCCCGGCCCCAAGCTCTACCAGCACTACCAGCAGCAGCAGGCAGCCGGGGGCGGGCTCGGGGACTCCGAGGCCCAGCCTGAGGGCCACCTGCAGAAATACTCCACGCAGATCCACAGCTTCCGAGAGGGCTCCTAG